A genomic stretch from Oncorhynchus clarkii lewisi isolate Uvic-CL-2024 unplaced genomic scaffold, UVic_Ocla_1.0 unplaced_contig_11867_pilon_pilon, whole genome shotgun sequence includes:
- the LOC139397358 gene encoding zymogen granule membrane protein 16-like isoform X1, translating to MPHFCRMFLILVVTMFLAGCLALPIKDPYSYSSEVGQGLGTPFSSYGEGRITGVRVWETNNNYYYYYYYYNYNSNSFISGLQLRYGSNWSPVFGGEGGLKQEIELFNDEAIVEVSGKYNPADYICYLVLTTNMGRTLSAGMPNQISFNFYPDNMGNELRLLSGRINGAGITSIGAHWGLVDMEGAGNSSIGAHWGLLDMEGAGNSTLETALETVTPIF from the exons ATGCCTCACTTTTGCAGAATGTTCTTAATCCTGGTTGTCACAATGTTCTTGGCTGGCTGCTTGGCTTTGC CCATCAAAGACCCCTACTCGTATTCCTCTGAGGTGGGTCAAGGACTTGGCACCCCATTTTCTTCCTACGGTGAGGGGCGCATTACGGGAGTCAGAGTGTGGGAGACCAAcaacaactattactactactactactactacaactacaacagCAACTCCTTCATCAGTGG GTTGCAGCTCAGATACGGTAGCAACTGGTCTCCTGTGTTTGGTGGTGAAGGGGGCTTAAAGCAGGAGATTGAGCTGTTTAATGATGAGGCCATCGTCGAGGTGTCTGGGAAGTACAACCCAGCAGACTACATCTGCTACCTGGTGTTAACCACCAACATGGGGCGCACTCTGTCAGCCGGCATGCCCAACCAAATCTCCTTCAACTTCTACCCAGACAACATGGGCAATGAGCTGAGGCTGCTCAGTGGTCGCATCAATGGTGCCGGGATCACCTCCATCGGAGCCCACTGGGGATTGGTGGACATGGAAGGGGCTGGAAACTCCTCCATCGGAGCCCACTGGGGATTGTTGGACATGGAAGGGGCTGGAAACAGTACTCTGGAAACAGCACTGGAAACAGTAACTCCTATTTTTTAG
- the LOC139397358 gene encoding zymogen granule membrane protein 16-like isoform X2, whose amino-acid sequence MFLILVVTMFLAGCLALPIKDPYSYSSEVGQGLGTPFSSYGEGRITGVRVWETNNNYYYYYYYYNYNSNSFISGLQLRYGSNWSPVFGGEGGLKQEIELFNDEAIVEVSGKYNPADYICYLVLTTNMGRTLSAGMPNQISFNFYPDNMGNELRLLSGRINGAGITSIGAHWGLVDMEGAGNSSIGAHWGLLDMEGAGNSTLETALETVTPIF is encoded by the exons ATGTTCTTAATCCTGGTTGTCACAATGTTCTTGGCTGGCTGCTTGGCTTTGC CCATCAAAGACCCCTACTCGTATTCCTCTGAGGTGGGTCAAGGACTTGGCACCCCATTTTCTTCCTACGGTGAGGGGCGCATTACGGGAGTCAGAGTGTGGGAGACCAAcaacaactattactactactactactactacaactacaacagCAACTCCTTCATCAGTGG GTTGCAGCTCAGATACGGTAGCAACTGGTCTCCTGTGTTTGGTGGTGAAGGGGGCTTAAAGCAGGAGATTGAGCTGTTTAATGATGAGGCCATCGTCGAGGTGTCTGGGAAGTACAACCCAGCAGACTACATCTGCTACCTGGTGTTAACCACCAACATGGGGCGCACTCTGTCAGCCGGCATGCCCAACCAAATCTCCTTCAACTTCTACCCAGACAACATGGGCAATGAGCTGAGGCTGCTCAGTGGTCGCATCAATGGTGCCGGGATCACCTCCATCGGAGCCCACTGGGGATTGGTGGACATGGAAGGGGCTGGAAACTCCTCCATCGGAGCCCACTGGGGATTGTTGGACATGGAAGGGGCTGGAAACAGTACTCTGGAAACAGCACTGGAAACAGTAACTCCTATTTTTTAG